AACCAATCAGAAGAGCCTGTGACGACCATTCTCCGGCTTGCTAAAAAGTGTTACCTGATTTGGCTTATGGCCAGCTGCTCACCTTGTCCTGTGCTTAAAATTATACTGGTTGAGATTTATATTGATGCTTGTCTAATGACCAACTTATCTTTATTAGCCTTATTTATATGACATCATAATTTGTATGCTTATTACCTCTATGAGgtttatatcatattatttaaaACGTAACAGAACTTTTAAgataaacaaactttttcatagatacatgtactttaaatttgtttttttctctGGCAACCACCTAATTGGATGCCATAATCACAAGTATTGCAATTGGCACGCATGTAAACCCGATGCAAACCCTTAGAATacgtaaaatattaatttatgttGTTCTACTCTTTTCCTAACTCCTTTCTTTGTAGGTGCCTGACTCAGCCATCTTGGAATGCACAAATTTTGAGGATATTTCGGGGAAGGATTTCATAGATCCTGAAGGCGACAAGACTGTAGGAAAGCCAAAGTACATCAGCGAAGAAGAGCAGAAGAACATGTAATGGCATGACTGAAGGAGGTTTCCTACAAACTAACTATGCATATTACAGAATGTTACCATGGATACCtgaaaatatgtattaatactGTTTATATGGCACTTTTTAACCTTAAATATCTTATGTAGTTTCATTTTTATTGCTCAGGGCTTTTTACAGAGTTGCTATAAAGAAACAGATGTAAGCATCAGACATAAAACTCACAGTAGCTTcagtttatttataatatctacaatttatttgttgttataggcatatatataaaatatgacaACAAAACCATCACAACAAATATAATACATACTAGAGTTACTCTCTCTTGCACGGGCAAGTGCACCAGGCTCTATATACATAGTACGTTTGaatgttttaccaaatttgTTTAATTGTCATTGTAATATATCCAATTAACTTTGGAGACAACAAAACACTCTTTCTACAATAAAGTTTGTGATGTTACACCGGCTGAGCAAATTGTTTTCACAGTACCGCTTTGTTTGAACTGTTTGTATTCATTTGCGGTCATCATAAATTGGTCTCAAATCTAAATTTGATTTAAGATACATGGATTGTAACATGCTTTATCTCactgttaaaatatattttcttataTGTCATATATCTTCACTATCTAAACTACCAAAAATGATCATTTCCCTTACTTGAAAATAGGGCATTCTTTTGCGCGCGGTTGAACAGGAGCTGCCAAGATCAAAAACTGGCTTATGGAAAATACTTTAGCTTGAGTTCTATAACTAAATTTGTGTTACTAGCTGAGGATAAAGGTAGAACCCCGATATCAATTGCTAATTCACAATATTGGACAAATGCTGTATAAACAGCTAATGTTTGACACCAAAATTAATCTTTGCTCCACTGTTTAGCAATTGTTtatatatgcatgcatatatataattgcttatatattttataataaaaatatatatataattttttatatatagttaataaagcattaaacaaaaatacttgCAGACAGGCttcaataaaacgcaaaatatCAAATGGATTCCGTTGTTATGCGTAAAACCAAAGACGTTTTGTGTTAAAATGTTTGTATTTCATAAATATCAGCCTACAGCGGAGTTTTCGTATTTTCAAACTTGAAATAGAAATGTGCCTCAAACTCCTCTAACATTGATCCTATATGTAGagtcaaataaaaaaaactaaatggaCGGTTAAGTTTCATACAGTGGATAAATTACTAACAAGAAAATAGCGTTCAGTTTTGCCATCATGCAACAGTTAGTCATCGTCTTCTCTCAGACGAAGGTGATCCGGGGTCATCCCAGTTGGCAGCATGCTAGCTGACCTTTCCTGCATGCTTTCAGCGAGTCGCATTCTTTTAGTATGTTGAATAAGAGAGAGACAGACAAATATCCAGTTGTATAGGAATTCGGCTGGTTTAGAGCTGTGCTTGGCCACCACCCCATGGGGGATATCTGCAAGAAAACGCATAAGATGCTAGGAGGTGCCTCGTTGTATACCAGTGTAATATCTTCCACACCCATAATAAATATCCTACTGAGCTGCATGCATTGGCCATGAACATATTTGATCAAGTGCGCATTGTCTAAGAACTGTCAAGGGCTGAAATATGAGGCCCGGACTCTACCCACCCCTCAATGGTTCGCCGATGGCGTACGCAGGAATAGTCTCACAACCTTCAGCTGTCGGGTCAAACTGTTGAATCTTTGCATTCAAGTCGCTGTTGATCATCTGTAGACAAGAAAAGACTACTCACAGAAAAGCAAAATTTTGGTCTTATCCGCTTCACGTGTTTGTCTGAGCTTATCTTAAATGTTGTCTTAATATTTGTTTACATGAAGTAAACAATAAAATCTATCTCAGCTCAGACCATGTCAtgatgttttttaaatattcagcTGTGCAAACACCAAGCATGAaatcaaataagtttttattcatTCACAGAAAAAAATCTGTTTGAATATCAAGCAAGTACAATTAGAATAGCTGTaaagaatttttaaaaaatattacagcatgttaaaaaataacaaagcaaATACAAAGTGCATAATAACAAGGatgtgagatatataatatgGCAATGATCACTGGTTATCAGGTCGTTTCCTCTATAACGTTCATCGTTGGTTGTTATAAAGAAGACAAATCTCAACCTGGTATTTAATGCGCATCAACAACCATGACTCGATAGCCCAAGCGAGACACAAGCAGTCAACACATGATTCATCACCTGTCTGCAGACGCTCCAATCCTCAAAAGCATTGGTTTTTGCCTTCTCAGGATAAAATAGAGAGAGAGTGGCTTTGAGAATGTTATGTATAACTGTAGGGGGTGATGCATAACTTTTCAACTCTGCATAAGCCCGGCTGTCCAGTTTTGTTACATTCTTCCGCAGATCTTGCAGCATGAGCCGATCAAACATGACTTCTATCCGTGTGTCTTCACCCTCTTTTTCTGCCTCTGCAAACAGACATCCAAACTGCTGTTAGGTCACAAAATCATGTCTGTACTATTCTTTACTTCTGTGAGACGGCAATCTGAATTATACAAGATATGGGATTTATCACTTCGAGTGCTACGTGTTTGTAGTTTGACAAACACGTAGCACTCGAAGTAATTTCCTttcaaaagtgaaaatttttcTGCTCTTATGTTGATTTGAGACATAAATAACAGAATTCTATTGCagtataaaacataaaatatattacctAAACCAAAATGTATATAAAGTGAGCAGTTTTTAACCTGCATGTATACATACCTAAGACCACTGTCTTTTCTCCGTCTAGAGATTCCTTGTTTATTTCCTTTTGTGCCTTCTGGACAAGTTTAAGCATACGAAGCATTTCTTTTCTCTCATGTTTAGGCATGCTGCTGGCCTGCAGGTACAGTCAGCTCTCACGAGTTATTGAATAAAAGACCACATGCTAACATTCTAGTTTGGGTTATTTTAGAAAATGTATATCAAAGCGCAACATTCTGAACCATATTGCACATCAGGTATTTATAGCTCTATAAACATCAATTACCTCTCCAGTACTGATGTCTATGACAGCTAACGCACGCCCATCTCCTCCACGCAGAGGAAATGCAAAGTGTCTCTGTCCATAAGCATCGGCTGTGACTGTATCAGAGTTGTCCACACACTTAAAAAGATAATCTCTGCAAAAAATGAAGTGAAATAGATTGATTTCTATTAAAAATGGTGATAACCAgataaatataatacatttattTGATAATGCACTGCTAGTAAAATATCACCAGTTAGTGAACATCTTAATGTGTAACTTCACAAGCTCGTAAAAATACGCGTATCAATTGATTTGAGTTGGTTGCTACAGAAAAAAACCTAAACACCTAATGTTGACAAGCAGTTCTTGTAAAGTCAGAGAGTCAAAGACAGTTGCAGTCAAAGACAGTTGCAGTCAAAGACATGTATAAAAAATCTGTACGCTTAACAACATTATTGGGAGTTGTCAAATCAAACATCAAAAGAGGAGAAGGCACCTCGTATCGATAAGCAACGTAATGCTACCAATATATCAAATGACCTTCTTACCTGAATAGGTTGTCCTTTCTCTCAAGTCGAGAAGGCATTTTGAAAGTTCGTACATCTTTTTCTCCTTGAGCTAGCATCATGCGCCGCAGCACATAGTCTTCATGTTTCCCATCCGGTTCAACCAGGTAAACGTTAATCTCATGAACATTCTCACTTCTTCTGCAAATCCATGAGATTGCACTCTCCACTATTCGCAGTGTCTTGCGCTTTGTGTCTACCTTATGATAGGATATGCTAAAGGCCTTTGCTATTCCCTGCAATATCCAACCACAGTAGTTGATGGTGCGAAGAGAAAGCTTATGTGAGGGTGAAATATTAATGACTCATACTGCTATCATGAGTAGGTGTCAATGCTTATAACACTTGTGATACTAATCTCTAAGGTTTTAATAGGCAATCTGTTGACCAACTGTCTCCAATTTTCCTCAAATATGTTGTTAACCTGTTGTTAAACTGTCATTAATCTGTCAGTAACCTGTCAACAAGCTGTCACTAAACTAACACCAAATGTCATTAACCTACCTGCCAACTGCCCTTAATCTGTCACCAAGCTGTTATTAGCCTGTCACCAAGCTGTTATTAGCCTGTCACCAAGCTGTTAATAACCTGTCACCAAGCTGTCATAAAGCTGTCATTGACCAGCTACCAGTCCATGCTTGATATAATTGATGGTTAATTGCACCATACTGACCTGATAGAACTGTATTTCGTGAGTGATGAAAATACTCTTAGAATGGGGATCTCTGAGTGTATCTACACCAATCACCCCAAACACTTTCTTTCTTTTATCCTGCAAGTAAGTGAATTTATCGATGTTTTTTCTGAGAAAACAAACTGAATAGTCTTCAGATACACAGTATACTATGAGACATGAACCAAGTCTCGCAAATGttatttaattgttttgttGTACATGTTTGATTGTCAAAGATAAAAACAGCTGAGAAGAGGACAGATAAGGAATGTGATTACACATGAAATGTTGTAGTGCTGCTCACCTTTAGAGGAATGACCACAAAAGAACCTTCTCTATCGTCTTCAGCTCTGTTAGGGTTCCAAAATTGGATGTTGCCATGGTTACTAACCCTTGGGACATGCAACGGCTTACCTGTTTCTATGGCAGCAAAAGTGATGCCTTTCATGTCCTACAATGAAAACGGCAACAAGGTCAGCTTGTTTTATTTGAATGATCTTTTTATATAGACTCTAATAATCTAAGACATTTAACTTCAACTATTTTTGAGATATGATATAATgcatatacaaaatataatatgaaatgcCAAGAGTCGCCCTCTCTTAACTCAAGTACAATACAACTCCAACGTTTACAACTAATGATCACATCctggataaatacatgtacatgtatgttgaataAGCTGATGTCATAAATGGTAAGCTGGAAATGGCAagcccttttttcttttttgttttgttacaaAATCCCAcgtaaagtaatatatatattatatatattacttcattgtcaataatttcattttcatatatacatatattacaatatacaatgtatatatataatatatctatatatataacagtcACATTGAGCCACAAATATACCTTGTGGAGAACTTGGTTAAGAAGAAAAGGGCTGTCATCAGAAGTGGCAGCGATGTATCTCATGCAGAACTCTCCTCTGCTCGGCTCTTTGAGATTTTGCTCGAGAATTGATATGTTGGAGCTGATCACCTTTCCATTCCCATAAGTCTCTGCATCCTGCAATATAAACATCAGCAATGCAAATACTGTGCACAGCCATGACTAAACCAGTGAACACATTCTGTACGACCATGGTTGAACCCACTCCTCTCCTTCTTCCCAATCTTCCACTTTTTCATTATGTTAAAAAGACAGCTTAGCATAAGTTTTAcgttttatataaaacatgaaaacataaacataaaacatttatgtTAATAACCATCTTCTGCAACGATGCCAAGTTTATCATCCAGCTCACCCTGTACAGAGCCTGGAAGACGCTTCTATAAACAGTCTCCAAACTGGCAGCACTTGTGTCAGCGGACTCAACGATCTGCACCAACCACTTCTTTCGTGCTTCTCCTCGAATCTTCTCAGCATAAGTTCGCTATAAGCATagtttaaaacaattatatGTGAGCCGCTTACTTTCCTCTCTAGACAGACAGTGAAGGTAGCATTAAACCAAATAGAACAGATTACAGCGTTAACATAGCAAATAAAATGAACCAATCAACAAGTCGCACAAACCTGTTTTTTAAGAAAATACTCCATAACAACAGGGAACTGTGTAAAGAGGTGAACAGAGAACTACTGATTAGTACAGAGATGAAATTTGGTTGAGTATTATATTCCGTGAAAAGTAACCGTGATTACAAGAAAGGAAAACATTAGTTTGTGTGCATGAGGAAGAGAGATAATCAGTTCAGAGGATACAAGATAGTTTGTAAGGATTTAAATCAAAGCACAAGACTAGGTTACAAAAGTATGTAACCCTATAATAAAGTTATTCCTGATCAAACTGCCATTGCATAATACATGAATATTGATTGgtgtcaatatattatattgacaccaactatatattattatatataattatactatacattgtataatcatatacattatatcatataattctataatatatgttattatattatatattattatgtcaATATGCCAATGGTCGGTGCTTGATCtctatttaaaaactaattttatgtCTACGAAGCAACAGTGCATAAAACTGCGGTGCACTACTGTTGCACTACTATCACACAGGTGCACTACTATTGCACACAGGTGCATTACTATTCAGTGAATAAGAAATATTGCAGTGCACTAAACTACTGTACTCAACATTAGGGCAGTATGAGATGTTGAAATTGTGGATGCCTTTAACTGCCAGTACAACTAGATGCACACAATGTGACACGATATCTACACTATGATAACACACATACATCAGGGCTGTATGTCTCATGACACTTACCTCAAATAACTGTATGACAAACAAACACAAGTGTCAGCACAAATACAGAACACTTTACATGAAATAATTTAGTGAAAACACAAGGGCTCTTCTAAACATGTAAAGCTCTGTGGCACCTAACCATCTACTAACTTGAGACAACACCAACCAATAGAAGCAAGCTCTATTTTTAGGTTATCTTGAAGCTGATAATGGCCTAAGAATTTGTTAGATAAGGGCTGCAAATCCTTACCTCTACACACGACTCCACAAAGTCCACAAAATACTCAAATGTGTTCTCTCCTGGAATCTCATCGCTGATGGTATAGATGAGGTCCCTAAACTCACTCTTGGTGAGGCGTGTATCTGCTTGCCCTGTCTTCTCTTTGGATTTTTGCAAACACTTTAGCTTGGCTAAAATGAGCAATGATCACCAAGTCATTAACAAAACCAAATATCCAATCCATGTTCTTTTAGTAAAACTGTACTTCTAGCAGAGACGATTCTCGCTTAGAGCAGCGCAAGAAATGCTTAAAATTCCAAAATCTAAAGTCTTTCAAAGGAATTATCTTCTCACCcattatatactagtatataaatatatacctaCATACACATACTcgtacatgtatacacatgtagCAAACCAGACGAAGTTGTCTCCGCACACAATCTAAAGTTAGTCAGCTCGTTTGTATTTACACTGTGAAAGCAGACTGACAATaaagaattataaaaattaaaagcacCTTTGTTGATAGCTTGTCTCTCTAGCCCATCTTTGTACTTGTGTACTATTGTCTCAATCTCTTCTATCTCAAGATACCCCGAGCCTTCATTGTCCCATTTTTCAAACAGGTTGTCTACTCTTGCTCTTTGTTTCATCAGCTGAACCTCTTTGTGTGCCTTTAATGCATTGCGACAACAAAAGTTTTATAACATTCATGGCTTCCTCAGAGTTCTCTGTCAGCCCAGTTGAAATGGCACCATTTTTGATAAAACCATATTTTGTCTTGATTTGATATTAGAATTTTCCTAAACTTGATTTCTGAGCCAAGTTAATGGTCAAGTTATATTTTGTGTAATGTTCTAAGCAGATCAGTGTATGTAATTTGGATGCAAATGGTTGTTTTTGTAAATATCATGTAGCCAGCAACCTTCTTTGGTTAGCAACATGCATCTAGCAAATAGAAGTGCAAGGTGAGGTTTCAATTGACTTATGTTATTGCATTgatataatctgtacaataattGTCATTTGCTTACCATGAACTAGTAAATACAAATTTTCATCTTACCCTCTTGAGACGCGCCATCTTCTCTTCTTCCGTCTCGATGTAACCATCTCTCATGTAGCGACAGAGGCTTTGGAAGACATCTAGGGCTGGTGAGTCACCGAGGAATGTTTCTGTCAGCTGTACAAACTGAGACATATTCACTGTATTCTCATCAAACGCGGACATTTGTGATTGGCTGCCAGTTCCTCGAGTAGTAATCACTGTAGCGAGTAGAATAGAGAAGTTGTATGTGTCTTAGAACAAATCTCCCTGATTTATCTAGGAAATTCAAAACCTTTCCTTCACGATGCATTGTGGTTATTTGTAGCCAAAGATGTTTCATACAACTTCTAAAAATAGATAATTAATAATTcaaataatatatgatatatgttaataaaattcaCCGGAGTCATAGGTAAAGTACACTAACACTCACCATAGTCATAGGTAAAGTACACTAATACTCACTATAGTCATAGGTAAAGTACACTAACACTCACTATAGGCCACTATagtcagtgtcgtatagtttcacagagtttcGTGACcgaaaaccggaaacaaaatgCTCGTTTTCAAACAAACCTGATCGGCATACTGATTTCTAATGGAATTTTTGTACTTTGCTCTCAATACTTCACTTTTTTTGCAAAGAAAGAGATCGTGGATTTAGACCTGTACAATACCATTTAAATAAGCAAAAATTTTGCTTTCCAATCATATACAAGAAGTGTGGTTTCCGACCATTTTAATCTGATTAATACCTGTCTAAACAAGAACAGGCGCCAAAATAATTTGCAAGGTGCATTCAATCTTTTGCCTCGTAGACGCGATTGCGGTTTGTCTATCAAAATGGTAAATTTCTGGGCAGTTAAGTGCACAAACCGATCTGAAGCTGGTTTGCAGTTTTTTCGGTTCCCTCGAGACAGTTCATTAAAAGAAATATGCGTTCAAAATGTCAGTAGGTTGGACGCAAGCAGCGACCCAAGAGTCCCTAAACTTCTAGAGCCAGGCAACGCAACTGTAATCTGTGAGGTGAGTCTCCCTTTtcgtaataataaaaacaataataattctGATTTTTTCTACTACTTTTTTTCTGGAACAGTAAGGACATTTAGCTAGTTGGTGTTTTACGCTAGAGGGAAATTAAAGAAAGAAATGAGTTAAGTATCATTGATTTGGGTGAATTGTAGATTAAAAACAAGTCTTTATCACCACCATCACTATGACATGGATCACATCAATATATGTTTCAAGAAGAAAATCAAGCAGCAGCCTTGTGCCTGCAATCATACTGCTTGTACATGAACTTACTGGCCTGATTTTGTGTGTGTACCGAAAATtatatgatacatgtatattatgtatgatatatgtttgataaatatttaacagAAACATTTTGAAGAGCATTGGTTTACTCTGACTAAGACTGAGAAGAGACGTTTGAAACCCGGAGCTATCCCTACTGTATTTGCTCACAAAAGACCACACCCTCAGACAGAGAGAGCCAAGAGGCACAAGGCCATAGAAGGCCGCCACCAGAGCAGTAGCAGCCATGCATCTCATGCAGTTGCTTTACCCACGACTAGCTGCCTTGATTTTCATGAGTCTGGCAGTGTTGGACAGTTTGGTGAGACTTGGTggaattttaatcaaatttcatGTTACATTTTAACCTGTTACAAAGATTTCCTCATATTGACTACAATTTATTGCCATGTTCTATTTTTTCACATGCAGCCAATTCAGCAAAGTGGTACATATTTTAAGTGTGTAACTGCTGTGTGTGTGTGGTAGATAGCAGCATATGGTATTGCTAATGTAGTATTGCACGTGATTCATCTGTTTCAGTAATAGATTTCTGCTACCATCACaattaacactaatatgtgtTGTGCCTTACTGCATCCTGAAATGCATGGTATGGCTAACATATCACCAAACAGCTAACAtttttactattgtgtgtcTGGTTGAAGAAATACTAACAGAATGATGCTAACAAAATACTAACAGCTGTGACATTTTTGTCATTCAACCTttcatctaccttaaacatcatTCTTAGACACGAGGGTGAGAAGCACAGGACAGCGTGAAAGCTGagtaattgaatattttaagtTGTTTTAAAGAAACTTAATGTCTATTCCTCAATGTTCATTTTTCTTTCTAGGTTTACTCCATGATACCGGTGATTCGGAGGTTGACCAACTCAAACGCAAGGTTATTGACCTTCAAAAAAGACTCAACCAGGtaattatatacactatatatacatactgccGTTTTTCTGTAAAGAATAACATTTTTGTCCAATTGTTACAGTGGGTGGTGTTTTTGCACATTGAATCATTCATGTATTTCTGTAATATGTGTCTTAAAATACTTTCGTTTGCTTGGGTTGTGTTcataattttgttgttttaggcacaGAAAGAGAAAAGGGCGGGTGAAGCCAAGCTTAGACAGCACGAGATAAAGATGCGCATGTTATTTAACAAGGACCAGCTATTGGCATTATCTCGATGAAGCACTCGCGGTCTTGCTTGGGAGCTGGAGACTGTTAAACAGTCTTTAAAGCTATGCTTTGCATGTGGAACAACGGGCTACACAGAATTGTTAACCATGGCATTTCCTCTTCCTTCCATACGAACTCTACAACAGCGTGTGCAACATATAAACTTTTCTCCCGGTGTGCTGCGCTCAGTGTTTGAATATTTGAGCccaaaggtatatatatatatatatatatatatttatatatatatatatatgttatgttttCTAGACATGTTTTGATCCAACAAAAAAGTCATAAATAagttgtaaaagttttgtttattgTGAACATATGAAACTGTTGGCGTTCGCTCCTATCTCATGTTTGTTAAAATGTACCCAGTTGTCAGAGACCATTTTTATAAAGTCcaaagatgtatatatattaagatAACTTATACATTGATCTTACAGTGATTATTGTATGCTACTTTAGGTTGCTTCTATGAGAGATGTTGACAAGCTCTGTTGTCTCACCCTTGATGAGATGGAACTGAAGAAAGCTGTAGAGTATGACCCTAGCAGCAAAAAAGTATTGGGCCAGATAACACTGCCAGGCCATCAAGGGGAGGCAAATCATGGATTGGTCTTCATGCTGGGTGGTAAGAGCATGTCTTCTGATTGATAAATAATAGTGGTTTAACTCATAGATGTAATGAAGACAGTAGCTAGCTTTATAACTACATATTGGGATCAAGCTTTTTTATTGAATAGATTTTTGGTTTTCCCTGTTGTCGGCATATTGTTGTCGGCCCTGTTGTTTATATACATGATTTTCATGGCTTTCTTAGAGTCCAAGGGTTGTTCATGAACTAAACAGTGATAGGCAATAcatcatttatttgtatttagcttGATTCAATTTCTCCTTCAATTTCGTTATTATCACAAATTCAAACTATACCCATTTATCCTTTCACATTTACATGTGGGTGATTTTTGCAGGCATAGCCAAAAGATGGAAGCAGGTGGCCGGGTATCATTTTACTGGTTGCTCAATGTCAGCTTTGAGCTTAAAGATCACCATAATAGATATCATTGCCAAGGCGAAAGCACTTGGGCTGAATGCCATAGCAATCACCTTAGACACGGGTCCTGGTAA
Above is a window of Watersipora subatra chromosome 3, tzWatSuba1.1, whole genome shotgun sequence DNA encoding:
- the LOC137392088 gene encoding EF-hand calcium-binding domain-containing protein 5-like; the encoded protein is MTEVRCSSSRRSGNERGSGRLSSAGSIALTPPRSPAMNRVPSGYLMRQVESPSTPSKWQRQHEQTMFRQLSFQREAKKTSVKVSKEKAQKLARKIPTELLAKEWMNDNQVTLDSRAYLVENLLPTLILGVEKLLIEADKLSLTGKEERDANFNPVNYLAQYLMRNNPRYSNFSEASPYVKSLREVGEVLKAQIFQLEDNKLAKIKNEAKRKREEREKAAQFKKQEALRRTSTLEEQFLDWVDNKESRVEMALVQSALKSFSDMVEYLPEELQTLAQYSQVVDATDDSGRTLVLRDFVEYIAGFVEDYPASLFDQFVQHLKRCSKAYHAELEREQRKATLSDIFYMCDNAGVGVLDRHRIISLFESFYDQQPAETAKLIRLRNPRKWPVVEIDEADSESEDEEAPAKTMASKSSDTADATPVAAESAPDDRPASAEEKHEAEAPEKSSTEKDSEENPVVESSEPAAAESVTVENADPETTDAKKPEAEETPEQKEEAEAKDVVAPLNEGREPTRAGAFSVSFAEGTNLERERTMITTRGTGSQSQMSAFDENTVNMSQFVQLTETFLGDSPALDVFQSLCRYMRDGYIETEEEKMARLKRAHKEVQLMKQRARVDNLFEKWDNEGSGYLEIEEIETIVHKYKDGLERQAINKAKLKCLQKSKEKTGQADTRLTKSEFRDLIYTISDEIPGENTFEYFVDFVESCVERTYAEKIRGEARKKWLVQIVESADTSAASLETVYRSVFQALYRDAETYGNGKVISSNISILEQNLKEPSRGEFCMRYIAATSDDSPFLLNQVLHKDMKGITFAAIETGKPLHVPRVSNHGNIQFWNPNRAEDDREGSFVVIPLKDKRKKVFGVIGVDTLRDPHSKSIFITHEIQFYQGIAKAFSISYHKVDTKRKTLRIVESAISWICRRSENVHEINVYLVEPDGKHEDYVLRRMMLAQGEKDVRTFKMPSRLERKDNLFRDYLFKCVDNSDTVTADAYGQRHFAFPLRGGDGRALAVIDISTGEASSMPKHERKEMLRMLKLVQKAQKEINKESLDGEKTVVLEAEKEGEDTRIEVMFDRLMLQDLRKNVTKLDSRAYAELKSYASPPTVIHNILKATLSLFYPEKAKTNAFEDWSVCRQMINSDLNAKIQQFDPTAEGCETIPAYAIGEPLRDIPHGVVAKHSSKPAEFLYNWIFVCLSLIQHTKRMRLAESMQERSASMLPTGMTPDHLRLREDDD